In one Sphingomonas sp. AP4-R1 genomic region, the following are encoded:
- a CDS encoding ShlB/FhaC/HecB family hemolysin secretion/activation protein, whose translation MRKSAYIGTGTPGLIAALAVASPAVAQERVPDAVPSREQIQPPTPQSTAPAGPSVRVDASEALGTAPCPLDTSTVQVDLRTVRFTAADGKPLPDAILQELAAVTVPKPGEQPVGAVCRIRDAATAALREAGFIASVQVPPQEIDKGELTLTVILAHIVEVRVRGEPGHYRRALLQRIEQLKALAPLNEHDAERILLLTGDIPGLDVQLALRPAGTAPGAVIGDLTIVRRRFALLGNVQNYGSKQIGRETAYVRGEMYGLLTPSDLGYVGASVTRTVREQKVGQIGYITGLRSGGATFGLRASYAYSRPDLGLLDLRSRSLIGGFDLTVPIVRTVTRNLTIAGGAELIEQRTKVFGGGQSTPLNRDKLRVAYLRGTGNLRRMRADGRDIYALSGSIEVRRGLGIWGATRRSEGSSGSGYTPSRFGGDPQAWIVRANLDATVHLGLLSAGSGMRSQWTPHPLLNFEEFSLGNLSIGRGYDPGSNSGDRAIGLQNELRFDLPILRALPIQLFGFGDIVWLRNLDENTTEGKRTLRSAGGGVRATLPGRLLFEITYAHPFDRALSFDDRPPPARVLASLTAQFAPQIR comes from the coding sequence ATGCGTAAGAGTGCGTATATCGGAACAGGGACGCCGGGGCTGATCGCCGCGTTGGCGGTCGCATCGCCTGCGGTCGCGCAGGAGCGCGTGCCCGATGCCGTGCCCAGCCGCGAGCAAATCCAGCCGCCGACGCCCCAGTCCACGGCGCCTGCGGGCCCCAGCGTGCGCGTCGATGCCAGCGAGGCGCTCGGCACCGCCCCCTGCCCGCTCGATACGTCCACCGTGCAGGTGGACCTGCGCACCGTCCGCTTCACCGCCGCCGACGGCAAGCCGCTGCCCGATGCGATCCTGCAGGAACTGGCGGCCGTCACCGTGCCGAAGCCGGGCGAGCAGCCGGTCGGCGCCGTGTGCCGTATCCGCGATGCCGCCACCGCCGCCTTGCGCGAGGCGGGCTTCATCGCCTCGGTGCAGGTGCCGCCGCAGGAGATCGACAAAGGCGAACTGACGCTGACGGTGATCCTCGCGCATATCGTCGAGGTCCGCGTGCGCGGCGAGCCCGGCCATTATCGCCGCGCTTTGCTCCAGCGGATCGAGCAACTGAAGGCGCTGGCCCCGCTCAACGAGCATGATGCCGAGCGCATCCTGCTGCTGACCGGCGACATTCCGGGGCTCGACGTGCAGCTCGCTTTGCGCCCGGCCGGCACCGCGCCCGGCGCCGTGATCGGCGATCTCACGATCGTGCGCCGCCGGTTCGCGCTGCTCGGCAACGTCCAGAATTACGGATCGAAGCAGATCGGACGCGAGACGGCCTATGTGCGCGGCGAGATGTATGGCCTGCTCACGCCGTCCGATCTCGGCTATGTCGGCGCCTCCGTCACGCGCACGGTCCGCGAGCAGAAGGTGGGCCAGATCGGCTATATCACCGGGCTCAGGAGCGGCGGCGCCACGTTCGGCCTCCGCGCCAGCTATGCCTATTCGCGCCCCGATCTGGGCTTGCTGGATCTGCGCTCCCGCTCGCTGATCGGCGGGTTCGATCTGACCGTGCCGATCGTCCGCACCGTGACGCGCAACCTGACGATCGCGGGCGGTGCCGAGCTGATCGAGCAGCGCACGAAGGTGTTCGGCGGCGGCCAGTCCACGCCCCTCAACCGCGACAAGCTGCGCGTCGCCTATCTGCGCGGCACCGGCAATCTCCGCCGGATGCGCGCCGACGGGAGGGACATTTATGCGCTGAGCGGATCGATCGAGGTGCGGCGCGGGCTCGGCATCTGGGGGGCCACGCGCCGGAGCGAAGGCAGCAGCGGCAGCGGCTACACCCCCTCGCGCTTCGGCGGCGATCCGCAGGCGTGGATCGTGCGCGCCAATCTCGATGCCACGGTCCATCTCGGCCTGCTGTCGGCGGGCAGCGGCATGCGCAGCCAGTGGACGCCGCACCCCCTGCTGAACTTCGAGGAATTCTCGCTCGGCAATCTCTCGATCGGGCGCGGTTACGATCCGGGCTCGAACAGCGGCGATCGCGCGATCGGCCTGCAGAACGAGCTGCGCTTCGATCTGCCGATCCTGCGCGCGCTGCCGATCCAGCTGTTCGGCTTCGGCGATATCGTGTGGCTGCGCAATCTCGACGAGAACACCACCGAGGGGAAGCGCACCTTGCGCTCGGCCGGCGGCGGCGTGCGCGCCACCCTTCCCGGCCGGCTGCTGTTCGAGATCACCTACGCCCATCCGTTCGATCGCGCGCTGAGCTTCGACGATCGCCCGCCGCCCGCGCGCGTCCTCGCCTCGCTCACCGCGCAATTCGCGCCGCAGATCCGATGA
- a CDS encoding efflux transporter outer membrane subunit → MRAPLAAGLAASLLAITLAGCTAGPNYRLPEKAAVNRPSAQGPFASGHEQAFVDAPLPDHWWQLYGDARLDGYVTEALAANTDLKAADANLRLADAVVREVQAGRAVTTDISASTNDARPSATGEKLPGRINYDMGIALAYPLDLAGRIRRAIEAAQGDSEATAAARDNVRVTVAAETARSYAAVCTANLVLAANNRVLTLQRQTLDVTKRLQRGGRGTAFDVTRAQSAVDQSEALIPGTIATRTAALYRLATLMGRAPADYPKEAEGCTAAPMMNRPLPIGDGGAMLRRRPDVRSAERALAAATARIGVATADLYPQVSLGGSTGFTGPISAFGSGNHFRLSVGPLITWSFPNRPVVRAQIAQAGASADVALAQFDSTTLEALRQTETALSAYAREGDHNAALARARTSAATAADQAGKLYRFGRTDFLSLLTAQASLATAEVTLAASNAQLVDEQVDVFKALGGGWQQ, encoded by the coding sequence ATGCGCGCGCCCCTCGCCGCGGGTCTGGCCGCGAGCCTGCTCGCGATCACACTCGCTGGCTGCACCGCCGGGCCGAACTATAGGCTGCCCGAAAAGGCCGCCGTGAACCGCCCCTCCGCGCAAGGCCCCTTCGCCAGCGGCCACGAACAGGCGTTCGTCGATGCGCCTTTGCCCGATCATTGGTGGCAGCTCTACGGCGATGCCCGGCTGGACGGCTACGTCACCGAAGCGCTGGCCGCGAACACCGATCTGAAGGCGGCCGACGCCAATCTCCGCCTGGCCGACGCGGTCGTGCGCGAGGTGCAGGCGGGTCGCGCCGTCACCACCGACATCAGCGCCAGCACCAACGACGCGCGCCCCAGCGCCACGGGCGAGAAGCTGCCCGGCCGGATCAATTACGATATGGGCATCGCGCTCGCTTATCCGCTGGATCTGGCCGGCCGCATCCGCCGGGCGATCGAGGCGGCACAGGGCGATTCCGAGGCCACCGCCGCCGCGCGCGACAATGTGCGCGTCACGGTCGCGGCCGAGACGGCGCGCTCCTATGCCGCCGTCTGCACCGCCAATCTGGTGCTGGCCGCCAACAATCGCGTGCTGACGCTCCAGCGCCAGACGCTCGACGTCACGAAGCGTCTCCAGCGCGGTGGACGCGGCACCGCCTTCGACGTCACCCGCGCGCAGAGCGCGGTGGACCAGAGCGAGGCACTGATCCCCGGCACGATCGCCACGCGCACCGCCGCCCTCTATCGCCTCGCCACGTTGATGGGCCGCGCGCCCGCCGACTATCCGAAGGAGGCCGAGGGCTGCACGGCCGCGCCGATGATGAACCGGCCGCTCCCGATCGGAGACGGCGGCGCGATGCTGCGCCGCCGCCCCGACGTCCGCTCCGCCGAACGCGCGCTCGCCGCCGCCACCGCGCGCATCGGCGTCGCCACCGCCGATCTCTATCCGCAGGTGAGCCTCGGCGGCTCGACCGGCTTCACCGGGCCGATCTCGGCCTTCGGTTCGGGCAATCACTTCCGCCTCAGCGTCGGCCCGCTCATCACCTGGAGCTTCCCGAACCGTCCGGTGGTGCGCGCGCAGATCGCGCAGGCCGGCGCCAGCGCGGACGTGGCGCTCGCCCAGTTCGATTCCACCACGCTGGAGGCACTGCGCCAGACGGAAACCGCGCTGTCGGCCTATGCGCGCGAGGGCGATCACAATGCCGCGCTCGCCCGCGCCCGCACCAGCGCCGCCACGGCGGCCGATCAGGCCGGCAAGCTCTACCGCTTCGGCCGCACCGATTTCCTGTCGCTGCTGACCGCACAGGCATCGCTGGCCACCGCCGAGGTGACCCTCGCCGCCTCCAACGCGCAGCTGGTCGATGAGCAGGTCGACGTGTTCAAGGCGCTCGGCGGCGGCTGGCAGCAATAA
- a CDS encoding efflux RND transporter periplasmic adaptor subunit, with translation MKPLLASLGRSLVTLVVVLLAVLVALWLWRRYEVDPWTRDGHIRADVVRVTPDVSGLVTQVFVRDNQAVKPGDLLFVVDRPRYKAALDEQLAAIASARATLNQARREAQRDLALGDLVAKETHEQNVARVATASAALEQAESTRDTAELNLSRTAVRATVHGTVTNLDLHPGDYIGAGTQALALVDTDSLRVEGYFEETKLPRIRIGDSVTVHLMGEKQPLHGRVDSIAAGINDSERSDTANLLPNVNPTFNWVRLAQRIPVRVKLDHVPPGVALIVGRTATVTVDSGMKR, from the coding sequence ATGAAGCCCCTGCTCGCCTCTCTCGGCCGTTCCCTCGTGACCCTCGTGGTCGTGCTGCTTGCCGTGCTGGTCGCGCTCTGGCTGTGGCGCCGGTATGAAGTCGATCCCTGGACGCGCGACGGCCATATCCGCGCCGATGTGGTGCGCGTGACGCCCGACGTGTCGGGCCTCGTCACGCAGGTCTTCGTGCGCGACAATCAGGCGGTGAAGCCGGGCGACCTGCTCTTCGTGGTCGATCGCCCCCGCTACAAGGCCGCGCTGGACGAGCAGCTCGCCGCGATCGCCAGCGCGCGCGCCACGCTCAACCAGGCCCGGCGCGAGGCGCAGCGCGATCTGGCTCTGGGCGATCTGGTGGCGAAGGAAACGCACGAGCAGAATGTCGCGCGCGTCGCCACCGCCAGCGCCGCGCTGGAGCAGGCCGAAAGCACGCGCGACACCGCCGAGCTGAACCTGTCGCGCACCGCCGTCCGCGCCACCGTCCACGGCACCGTCACCAATCTGGATCTCCACCCCGGCGACTATATCGGCGCGGGCACGCAGGCGCTGGCGCTGGTCGATACGGATTCGCTCCGCGTCGAGGGTTATTTCGAGGAAACCAAGCTGCCGCGCATCCGCATCGGCGATTCCGTGACGGTCCACCTGATGGGCGAGAAGCAGCCGTTGCACGGCCGCGTCGACAGCATCGCCGCCGGCATCAACGACAGCGAACGCAGCGACACCGCCAATCTGCTGCCGAACGTGAACCCCACCTTCAACTGGGTGCGCCTCGCGCAGCGCATTCCGGTGCGCGTGAAGCTGGATCATGTGCCGCCGGGCGTGGCGCTGATCGTCGGCCGCACCGCCACCGTCACGGTCGATTCCGGGATGAAGAGGTGA
- a CDS encoding DUF1656 domain-containing protein has product MIGEISIAGVFLPSILLLAIGAAIITIPVALLLSALGLYRFVANRPLVEVALFILILGLVSLLTGPFLS; this is encoded by the coding sequence ATGATCGGAGAGATTTCCATCGCGGGGGTCTTCCTGCCCTCCATCCTGCTCCTCGCGATCGGGGCGGCGATCATCACCATCCCGGTGGCGCTGCTGCTCTCCGCGCTCGGCCTGTATCGCTTCGTCGCCAATCGGCCGCTGGTCGAAGTCGCCCTGTTCATCCTCATCCTGGGACTTGTGTCCCTGCTTACCGGACCCTTTCTGTCATGA